TTCGCTGCATCTTATCTTACCCCTTTATTAGCCGCATTATGTCATTGAAGGACACAATGACCATGAGTGCCATAAGGAGCGCGAAACCGGCAAAATGAATATATCCCTCGTATTTCGGGTTAATGGGTTTGCGTCTTATTCCTTCTATGATAAGGAAGAAAAGGCGTCCGCCGTCAAGGGCAGGCAGCGGGAACAGGTTCACAACGCCGAGGTTTACGGCAATCAAGGCAGCTACATACAGCAAATCCGGCAGTCCGGCTGCCGCCGCCTGGCCGACCGCCGCAGTAGTGCCAATCGGGCCCGCAAGGTCCTTTAGCCCGAACCGTCCCGTAAACAACTGGAGGAACGTCACCCAGACCAGCCTTACCATAGATATTGTCTGGAAAAATGATTCGTGCAAGACATTGAAAAAGGTCTTTTTCTGGCCTACTACCCAGAAATCGCGGCGTATCACTTTCCCGCCGTTGCCGTCGTCCATCATCGGGAACTGGACGTTTTTAAGGTCGACGAGTTTTCCGTCGCGTATTACCTGTATATCGACTACGCCGTCGCTGTCGAGCACCAAATCATACATGATATCGCTGCTGACATGGACACGCGCGCCGTTAATGCGGTAAATCTGGTCGCCGACCTGCATACCGCCCGGCGCATTGCTGGTGGCTTGGGAATCGAACTTCGCTACAGTAGTTGTAGCAATCGCCTGCGATATACAAGTTAATATTACAACCAGTATAAATCCAGTCACAATATTAGTAAAAGCGCCGGCGACAACAACCAATATTTTTTGCCAGACAGGCTTTTTATTGAAGGCTCTTTCGTCACTGCTCTCTTCGTCTTCGCCTTCCATTGCGCAGTAACCGCCAATAGGCAGTATGCGCAGGGCATAAGTTGTTTCTCCGCGTTTTATCTTAAATAAAGCGGGTCCCATGCCGACTGCAAATTCGTTGACCTTTACATTAGAAAGCTTCGCCACAATAAAGTGCCCAAGCTCATGGGTAAAGATAAGTACGCCGAAAACAAGTATGGCAATTATGATGCTTACTGCCGGATTGATATGAATCGTCCCCTTTGTAATTCAATTTCTAAGTGCAATTTTTAATTGTTTCAGTTCCTCATGCACATGAGCCCTCGCGGCTTTGTCCACTTCATAGACGTTGTCAAGCGTCATCTCACGTGGCAATGGCATAAACGCTGCGCTTTCAACAAGGTCACCTATATCGGTGAACCTTATCTTGCCGCTCAGGAACAATGAGACAGCCTCCTCAT
This DNA window, taken from [Clostridium] cellulosi, encodes the following:
- a CDS encoding membrane-associated zinc metalloprotease (High confidence in function and specificity); this translates as MAKLSNVKVNEFAVGMGPALFKIKRGETTYALRILPIGGYCAMEGEDEESSDERAFNKKPVWQKILVVVAGAFTNIVTGFILVVILTCISQAIATTTVAKFDSQATSNAPGGMQVGDQIYRINGARVHVSSDIMYDLVLDSDGVVDIQVIRDGKLVDLKNVQFPMMDDGNGGKVIRRDFWVVGQKKTFFNVLHESFFQTISMVRLVWVTFLQLFTGRFGLKDLAGPIGTTAAVGQAAAAGLPDLLYVAALIAVNLGVVNLFPLPALDGGRLFFLIIEGIRRKPINPKYEGYIHFAGFALLMALMVIVSFNDIMRLIKG